One stretch of Apis cerana isolate GH-2021 linkage group LG8, AcerK_1.0, whole genome shotgun sequence DNA includes these proteins:
- the LOC108003324 gene encoding uncharacterized protein LOC108003324 isoform X5, whose translation MLCLKKRRTYSFTHGVCTELPRRSKEDNHRYEGSLNMAITTLPRKNRIREERPSRMVLTVTEDTPADMLAGSMELLVQLPREHHLQMQRVTVQRSTPMMDLLVQIATAHKLTASNYTLQAIGERGMVLSHQPNTPIGALDALQVKLLPKQGTLVPRKAKQVNQPFETTFRLQVHLPRNQLYVSRVSPKMNLGEILEEVCREKDLDKNKYELRHPASLETLDLSLSLQDYHLQEVTLYARQGRTLGSALSTQDIMALQRQEERRRQQAKQGVFGFVFKKSKEGSLSTDSLGERSASPARSDETGRSTSPLQAPTRPQRKRRPAPKPPIQAQAEIKNDIEENSGDSSKDKVMISHSRNSSDSSGYHEASVLSDNPDSAGRLPETLPRRNKVPLEMSRKLAQTSQSSKSLNNLASVPGTLSHGISNTSLSSTGLRKKRVAPPPPVTRPLSSAISTQALERIVDSEESLTSDMDPSKPPSDIGVPSKANSDIEERPKANSDIGITVSSILSSNIDFIKSDTTKVELESKSGKSDLESCHRSGSINVKLSNTESKHPALIEDAPLDARVLQKRDTDLSETDVLLQKVFDTLSNSVSLPDEISVAPAKTKLKSKDISKETEQKNKKNAEYPNDLNMNTSTSNLTINSQQDTSDYVSTLEEDLSIVEWEYQLPAPPSAFRDNASPVFDNFEAITPISESLIDTKTEKTIQTSKNKNLKNIIGKKERQKNKEQLSENEVKKSNSQEKLNKEQKSESNIKKEVIYELKNKIGILPQSVNDVDSKKISNSSTSKIAPIDITLSNFTITTYSKQKNLNIFEEIEQFRQENSDDKFIRSFATLSRNRSNLDENENKNLKEFNIGTLQGKKKVATEDDKLNNTKKLEPKIQMESLQKWQYGNEKSNIQRSKSYMSICDKPNFQGNTYENKNIKNVKHTEMDDAGMKKAMSINNLNITVPKNNEKFSQWRDNILKRQENPTKEKELQSLQVLKSILPQLKNAQQAEENVSKDSNNTILFEEKRTEIMSNEYSKESNVVPTCEPESAPSNKKIESETNSKINAKRYIYSGPPTINLGSWSERPSANVQIKMDIDYKFGTQQAKIVNVNNIKDEIETSSNSETSIKMQKNKFEITTSDKNKPNDLVKKLITHTTASGFKKSMSNNIIDTNSKVINDKPIVTGVELKKSSPENKDSNVIDTTPVNFKELTKAFGQDVCLRSKPKQPNIIQRSEFQQNNCSMQNGHNLNQCLTNVYQSSLKPKNFTSIAVNSTQNQNNLIFRNGINLKGNQLMPVVKGFKFSNLKSEEDQDQKIQVHVLKKDTKIEIKGDDIKEFSKKSSNNVPRSPTMPVITGVTLKSARPKSMPAQIDQRDILLESIRNFGGRENLKSATERC comes from the exons aattagagAGGAGAGGCCATCCAGAATGGTTTTAACTGTGACCGAAGATACACCAGCAGACATGCTGGCCGGTAGTATGGAGCTTCTGGTCCAGTTACCTCGGGAACATCATCTTCAAATGCAAAGAGTCACGGTACAGAGAag TACACCAATGATGGATCTCCTCGTGCAAATTGCCACGGCTCACAAATTGACAGCTTCCAACTATACTCTACAAGCGATTGGAGAACGTGGGATGGTTTTATCTCATCAACCCAATACACCAATTGGTGCGTTGGATGCACTTCag GTAAAATTATTACCTAAACAGGGAACTTTGGTACCAAGAAAAGCGAAGCAAGTTAATCAACCGTTTGAAACTACTTTCAGATTACAG GTACATCTACCAAGAAATCAATTGTATGTATCGAGAGTCAGTCCTAAGATGAACTTGGGTGAGATCTTGGAAGAAGTATGTCGTGAAAAAGATCTAGATAAGAACAAATATGAACTACGTCACCcag CAAGCTTGGAAACATTGGACTTATCATTGTCACTGCAGGATTACCACTTACAGGAAGTCACCCTGTATGCTAGACAAGGCAGAACACTAGGCTCAGCACTTAGCACTCAGGATATAATGGCTCTTCAAAGGCAAGAAGAGCGACGTAGGCAACAGGCAAAACAAGGTGTTTTTGGATTTGTATTCAAAAAGTCCAAAGAAGGTTCCCTAAGTACAGATAGTCTTGGTGAACGTAGTGCGTCACCAGCAAGAAGTGACGAAACTGGAAGAAGTACGAGTCCTCTACAAGCACCTACTAGACCTCAAAGAAAACGGAGGCCAGCTCCAAAACCACCTATTCAAGCTCAAGCagagattaaaaat gatattgaagaaaattctgGAGATTCTAGCAAAGATAAAGTGATGATTAGCCACAGTCGAAATAGCAGCGATAGCTCCGGTTATCATGAGGCTTCTGTGTTAAGTGATAATCCAGATTCCGCGGGAAGACTTCCAGAAACATTGCCCAGAAGGAACAAAGTTCCTTTGGAAATGTCCCGGAAATTAGCTCAAACGTCACAATCGAGTAAAAGCTTAAATAATTTGGCTTCTGTACCTGGTACACTTAGTCACGGCATTAGCAATACTTCATTGAGTTCTACAG gattacgaaagaaaagagtTGCACCTCCTCCGCCAGTAACTAGGCCCTTATCGTCGGCGATTTCTACTCAAGCATTAGAACGTATAGTTGACTCTGAAGAATCCTTAACATCAGATATGGATCCTTCTAAACCTCCTTCTGACATTGGTGTTCCATCTAAAGCAAATTCAGATATAGAAGAACGTCCAAAAGCCAACTCAGATATTGGAATAACTGTTAGCTCAATATTGTCTtcgaatattgattttataaaatctgatACTACAAAAGTGGAATTAGAATCAAAGAGCGGCAAATCTGATCTTGAATCGTGTCATAGATCCGGTTCTATAAATGTTAAGTTATCCAATACGGAGTCAAAACACCCTGCACTAATAGAAGATGCTCCTCTAGACGCTAGAGTACTGCAGAAGAGAG atACAGATCTCTCAGAGACTGATGTCCTGCTTCAAAAAGTATTTGATACTTTATCCAATTCCGTTTCGTTACCCGATGAAATATCAGTTGCTCCAgcaaaaactaaattaaagtCAAAGGATATTTCCAAAGAAACagaacagaaaaataaaaagaatgctGAATATcctaatgatttaaatatgaataccAGTACGTCaaatttaactataaattCACAACAGGATACGTCAGATTATGTATCAACACTTGAAGAAGATTTATCTATCGTTGAGTGGGAATATCAACTTCCAGCTCCTCCAAGTGCCTTCAGAGACAATGCATCTCCAgtctttgataattttgaagcAATCACTCCTATATCCGAGTCTTTGATAGATACGAAAACagaaaaaacaattcaaacttcaaaaaacaaaaacctaaaaaacattataggaaaaaaagaaagacaaaaaaacaaagaacaattatcagaaaatgaagttaagaaatcaaattcacaagaaaaattaaataaagaacaaaaatcagagtcaaatattaaaaaggaagtgatttatgaattaaaaaataagataggtATTTTACCCCAGTCTGTAAATGATGtagattctaaaaaaatatcaaattcttcAACTTCCAAAATTGCTCCTATAGATATTACTCTATCAAATTTTACTATTACGACATATAGTaaacagaaaaatttgaatatatttgaagaaatagaaCAATTCAGACAAGAAAATTctgatgataaatttattagatctTTTGCAACTTTATCTAGAAATAGGAGTAATTTGgatgagaatgaaaataaaaacttgaaaGAATTCAATATAGGGACTTtacaagggaaaaaaaaagtagctaCAGAAgatgataaattgaataatactaAAAAGCTGGAACCAAAGATACAAATGGAATCCTTGCAGAAATGGCAGTATGGCAACGAAAAAAGCAATATTCAGCGATCCAAAAGTTATATGTCTATATGTGATAAACCTAATTTTCAAGGAAATAcatatgaaaacaaaaatattaaaaatgttaaacatACGGAAATGGATGATGCCGGAATGAAAAAAGCAATGagcattaataatttgaatataactgtgcctaaaaataatgaaaagttcTCGCAATGgcgagataatattttaaagcgGCAAGAAAATCCtaccaaagaaaaagaattacagTCTTTAcag gtGCTGAAAAGCATTTTGCCGCAGTTGAAAAATGCTCAACAGGCGGAGGAAAATGTGTCCAAAGATtcgaataatacaatattatttgaagaaaaaag gACCGAAATCATGTCTAACGAATATTCGAAAGAATCGAATGTCGTTCCGACTTGTGAACCTGAGTCAGCAccgagtaataaaaaaatagaatcagaaacgaattcaaaaataaatgcaaaacgCTATATCTATTCAGGGCCTCCTACAATCAATTTAGGTAGTTGGTCTGAACGGCCGAGTGCCAATGTCCAGATAAAAATGGATATAGATTACAAATTTGGAACGCAACAAGCCAAAAttgttaatgtaaataatattaaagatgagATAGAAACTTCCTCTAATAGTGAAACTTctattaaaatgcaaaaaaataaatttgagatTACAACTTCGGACAAAAATAAACCGAATGATTTAgtcaaaaaattgattactCATACAACAGCTTCAggctttaaaaaatcaatgtcgaataatattattgacacAAACtcaaaagttattaatgataaacCAATTGTGACTGgagtagaattaaaaaagagttCTCCAGAGAACAAAGATAGCAATGTTATAGATACCACTCCagtgaattttaaagaattaacgaAAGCATTTGGTCAAGATGTTTGTCTTCGATCGAAGCCAAAACAACCTAATATAATTCAACGATCGGAGTTTCAACAAAATAATTGCAGCATGCAAAATGGGCATAATCTTAATCAATGTTTAACAAATGTCTACCAAAGTAGTTTAAAacctaaaaattttacatcaatTGCAGTCAATTCaacacaaaatcaaaataatttgattttcagaAATGGCATAAATTTGAAAGGAAATCAACTAATGCCTGTTGTAAAAgggtttaaattttcaaatttaaaatcagaaGAAGATCAAGATCAAAAAATACAAGTCCAtgtgttaaaaaaagatacaaagatagaaataaaggGAGatgatattaaagaattttccaagaaatcaTCAAATAATGTTCCGAGATCTCCTACAATGCCGGTAATAACAGGTGTAACTTTGAAAAGCGCGAGACCGAAATCCATGCCTGCTCAAATAGATCAGCGAGACATTTTATtagaatcgattcgaaattttggcGGTCGCGAAAACTTAAAGAGT GCAACGGAAAGATGTTAA
- the LOC108003324 gene encoding cordon-bleu protein-like 1 isoform X4 — protein MVLTVTEDTPADMLAGSMELLVQLPREHHLQMQRVTVQRSTPMMDLLVQIATAHKLTASNYTLQAIGERGMVLSHQPNTPIGALDALQVKLLPKQGTLVPRKAKQVNQPFETTFRLQVHLPRNQLYVSRVSPKMNLGEILEEVCREKDLDKNKYELRHPASLETLDLSLSLQDYHLQEVTLYARQGRTLGSALSTQDIMALQRQEERRRQQAKQGVFGFVFKKSKEGSLSTDSLGERSASPARSDETGRSTSPLQAPTRPQRKRRPAPKPPIQAQAEIKNDIEENSGDSSKDKVMISHSRNSSDSSGYHEASVLSDNPDSAGRLPETLPRRNKVPLEMSRKLAQTSQSSKSLNNLASVPGTLSHGISNTSLSSTGLRKKRVAPPPPVTRPLSSAISTQALERIVDSEESLTSDMDPSKPPSDIGVPSKANSDIEERPKANSDIGITVSSILSSNIDFIKSDTTKVELESKSGKSDLESCHRSGSINVKLSNTESKHPALIEDAPLDARVLQKRVAVPVPHPKPRNTTTIRPEVAKRKLISSSPLNRTLSSNSNNIDCLSNDSAQSNIENFTTDANSYVIDAKSYTDSDGSSKRNSVRCEEKLKVSYNYFINEKEVFMIPARENEANFNYNSEILEKYDYKSTNIKSDDDDDNDNNNDNRIDHKQKLNINMDKENIENSLNGNSILTSSDLASTKNTYGQEKKFCAVISTMPKCNHLNKLYINDMITQTKEGECLKDPKKAKIPRTASKSNDFEVNSLEKQKRHLTSHAEDITFALNLNVTSILLPDQSREVDKNFAQLPKTKKNTDSKDVVEEKSCITMGSSDTDLSETDVLLQKVFDTLSNSVSLPDEISVAPAKTKLKSKDISKETEQKNKKNAEYPNDLNMNTSTSNLTINSQQDTSDYVSTLEEDLSIVEWEYQLPAPPSAFRDNASPVFDNFEAITPISESLIDTKTEKTIQTSKNKNLKNIIGKKERQKNKEQLSENEVKKSNSQEKLNKEQKSESNIKKEVIYELKNKIGILPQSVNDVDSKKISNSSTSKIAPIDITLSNFTITTYSKQKNLNIFEEIEQFRQENSDDKFIRSFATLSRNRSNLDENENKNLKEFNIGTLQGKKKVATEDDKLNNTKKLEPKIQMESLQKWQYGNEKSNIQRSKSYMSICDKPNFQGNTYENKNIKNVKHTEMDDAGMKKAMSINNLNITVPKNNEKFSQWRDNILKRQENPTKEKELQSLQVLKSILPQLKNAQQAEENVSKDSNNTILFEEKRTEIMSNEYSKESNVVPTCEPESAPSNKKIESETNSKINAKRYIYSGPPTINLGSWSERPSANVQIKMDIDYKFGTQQAKIVNVNNIKDEIETSSNSETSIKMQKNKFEITTSDKNKPNDLVKKLITHTTASGFKKSMSNNIIDTNSKVINDKPIVTGVELKKSSPENKDSNVIDTTPVNFKELTKAFGQDVCLRSKPKQPNIIQRSEFQQNNCSMQNGHNLNQCLTNVYQSSLKPKNFTSIAVNSTQNQNNLIFRNGINLKGNQLMPVVKGFKFSNLKSEEDQDQKIQVHVLKKDTKIEIKGDDIKEFSKKSSNNVPRSPTMPVITGVTLKSARPKSMPAQIDQRDILLESIRNFGGRENLKSATERC, from the exons ATGGTTTTAACTGTGACCGAAGATACACCAGCAGACATGCTGGCCGGTAGTATGGAGCTTCTGGTCCAGTTACCTCGGGAACATCATCTTCAAATGCAAAGAGTCACGGTACAGAGAag TACACCAATGATGGATCTCCTCGTGCAAATTGCCACGGCTCACAAATTGACAGCTTCCAACTATACTCTACAAGCGATTGGAGAACGTGGGATGGTTTTATCTCATCAACCCAATACACCAATTGGTGCGTTGGATGCACTTCag GTAAAATTATTACCTAAACAGGGAACTTTGGTACCAAGAAAAGCGAAGCAAGTTAATCAACCGTTTGAAACTACTTTCAGATTACAG GTACATCTACCAAGAAATCAATTGTATGTATCGAGAGTCAGTCCTAAGATGAACTTGGGTGAGATCTTGGAAGAAGTATGTCGTGAAAAAGATCTAGATAAGAACAAATATGAACTACGTCACCcag CAAGCTTGGAAACATTGGACTTATCATTGTCACTGCAGGATTACCACTTACAGGAAGTCACCCTGTATGCTAGACAAGGCAGAACACTAGGCTCAGCACTTAGCACTCAGGATATAATGGCTCTTCAAAGGCAAGAAGAGCGACGTAGGCAACAGGCAAAACAAGGTGTTTTTGGATTTGTATTCAAAAAGTCCAAAGAAGGTTCCCTAAGTACAGATAGTCTTGGTGAACGTAGTGCGTCACCAGCAAGAAGTGACGAAACTGGAAGAAGTACGAGTCCTCTACAAGCACCTACTAGACCTCAAAGAAAACGGAGGCCAGCTCCAAAACCACCTATTCAAGCTCAAGCagagattaaaaat gatattgaagaaaattctgGAGATTCTAGCAAAGATAAAGTGATGATTAGCCACAGTCGAAATAGCAGCGATAGCTCCGGTTATCATGAGGCTTCTGTGTTAAGTGATAATCCAGATTCCGCGGGAAGACTTCCAGAAACATTGCCCAGAAGGAACAAAGTTCCTTTGGAAATGTCCCGGAAATTAGCTCAAACGTCACAATCGAGTAAAAGCTTAAATAATTTGGCTTCTGTACCTGGTACACTTAGTCACGGCATTAGCAATACTTCATTGAGTTCTACAG gattacgaaagaaaagagtTGCACCTCCTCCGCCAGTAACTAGGCCCTTATCGTCGGCGATTTCTACTCAAGCATTAGAACGTATAGTTGACTCTGAAGAATCCTTAACATCAGATATGGATCCTTCTAAACCTCCTTCTGACATTGGTGTTCCATCTAAAGCAAATTCAGATATAGAAGAACGTCCAAAAGCCAACTCAGATATTGGAATAACTGTTAGCTCAATATTGTCTtcgaatattgattttataaaatctgatACTACAAAAGTGGAATTAGAATCAAAGAGCGGCAAATCTGATCTTGAATCGTGTCATAGATCCGGTTCTATAAATGTTAAGTTATCCAATACGGAGTCAAAACACCCTGCACTAATAGAAGATGCTCCTCTAGACGCTAGAGTACTGCAGAAGAGAG TTGCAGTACCTGTTCCACATCCTAAGCCTAGAAATACCACTACAATACGACCCGAGGTTGCAAAACGCAAGTTAATATCATCTTCCCCATTGAATAGAACCCTCAGctcaaattctaataatatagacTGCTTGTCAAATGATTCTGCACAATccaacattgaaaattttacaactGATGCAAATTCATATGTCATTGATGCAAAAAGTTATACTGACAGCGATGGATCTAGTAAAAGAAATTCTGTAAGATGTGAAGAGAAATTGAAAGTCTCTTATAATTACttcattaatgaaaaagaagtatTCATGATACCTGCCCGCGAAAATGaagcaaatttcaattacaattcagaaattttagaaaaatatgattataagtctacaaacataaaaagtgatgatgatgatgataatgataataataatgataatagaattgatcataaacaaaaattgaatataaatatggataaagaaaatatagaaaattctttaaatggGAATTCAATATTGACAAGCAGTGATTTAGCATCAACTAAAAATACTTATGGacaagagaaaaaattctgtGCTGTAATTTCTACAATGCCAAAATGCAATcacttgaataaattatatatcaatgataTGATTACACAAACTAAAGAAGGGGAATGTTTAAAAGATCCAAAAAAAGCCAAAATACCTCGGACAGCATCAAAGTCAAATGATTTTGAAGTAAATTCATTGGAAAAGCAAAAAAGACATTTAACATCTCATGCAGAAGATATTACGTTTGCTTTGAATCTGAATGTGACATCTATTTTGCTGCCTGATCAATCGAGAGAAGtcgacaaaaattttgcaCAATTACCgaagacgaagaaaaataCTGATTCCAAAGATGTGGTTGAAGAAAAATCTTGTATAACAATGGGTTCATCAG atACAGATCTCTCAGAGACTGATGTCCTGCTTCAAAAAGTATTTGATACTTTATCCAATTCCGTTTCGTTACCCGATGAAATATCAGTTGCTCCAgcaaaaactaaattaaagtCAAAGGATATTTCCAAAGAAACagaacagaaaaataaaaagaatgctGAATATcctaatgatttaaatatgaataccAGTACGTCaaatttaactataaattCACAACAGGATACGTCAGATTATGTATCAACACTTGAAGAAGATTTATCTATCGTTGAGTGGGAATATCAACTTCCAGCTCCTCCAAGTGCCTTCAGAGACAATGCATCTCCAgtctttgataattttgaagcAATCACTCCTATATCCGAGTCTTTGATAGATACGAAAACagaaaaaacaattcaaacttcaaaaaacaaaaacctaaaaaacattataggaaaaaaagaaagacaaaaaaacaaagaacaattatcagaaaatgaagttaagaaatcaaattcacaagaaaaattaaataaagaacaaaaatcagagtcaaatattaaaaaggaagtgatttatgaattaaaaaataagataggtATTTTACCCCAGTCTGTAAATGATGtagattctaaaaaaatatcaaattcttcAACTTCCAAAATTGCTCCTATAGATATTACTCTATCAAATTTTACTATTACGACATATAGTaaacagaaaaatttgaatatatttgaagaaatagaaCAATTCAGACAAGAAAATTctgatgataaatttattagatctTTTGCAACTTTATCTAGAAATAGGAGTAATTTGgatgagaatgaaaataaaaacttgaaaGAATTCAATATAGGGACTTtacaagggaaaaaaaaagtagctaCAGAAgatgataaattgaataatactaAAAAGCTGGAACCAAAGATACAAATGGAATCCTTGCAGAAATGGCAGTATGGCAACGAAAAAAGCAATATTCAGCGATCCAAAAGTTATATGTCTATATGTGATAAACCTAATTTTCAAGGAAATAcatatgaaaacaaaaatattaaaaatgttaaacatACGGAAATGGATGATGCCGGAATGAAAAAAGCAATGagcattaataatttgaatataactgtgcctaaaaataatgaaaagttcTCGCAATGgcgagataatattttaaagcgGCAAGAAAATCCtaccaaagaaaaagaattacagTCTTTAcag gtGCTGAAAAGCATTTTGCCGCAGTTGAAAAATGCTCAACAGGCGGAGGAAAATGTGTCCAAAGATtcgaataatacaatattatttgaagaaaaaag gACCGAAATCATGTCTAACGAATATTCGAAAGAATCGAATGTCGTTCCGACTTGTGAACCTGAGTCAGCAccgagtaataaaaaaatagaatcagaaacgaattcaaaaataaatgcaaaacgCTATATCTATTCAGGGCCTCCTACAATCAATTTAGGTAGTTGGTCTGAACGGCCGAGTGCCAATGTCCAGATAAAAATGGATATAGATTACAAATTTGGAACGCAACAAGCCAAAAttgttaatgtaaataatattaaagatgagATAGAAACTTCCTCTAATAGTGAAACTTctattaaaatgcaaaaaaataaatttgagatTACAACTTCGGACAAAAATAAACCGAATGATTTAgtcaaaaaattgattactCATACAACAGCTTCAggctttaaaaaatcaatgtcgaataatattattgacacAAACtcaaaagttattaatgataaacCAATTGTGACTGgagtagaattaaaaaagagttCTCCAGAGAACAAAGATAGCAATGTTATAGATACCACTCCagtgaattttaaagaattaacgaAAGCATTTGGTCAAGATGTTTGTCTTCGATCGAAGCCAAAACAACCTAATATAATTCAACGATCGGAGTTTCAACAAAATAATTGCAGCATGCAAAATGGGCATAATCTTAATCAATGTTTAACAAATGTCTACCAAAGTAGTTTAAAacctaaaaattttacatcaatTGCAGTCAATTCaacacaaaatcaaaataatttgattttcagaAATGGCATAAATTTGAAAGGAAATCAACTAATGCCTGTTGTAAAAgggtttaaattttcaaatttaaaatcagaaGAAGATCAAGATCAAAAAATACAAGTCCAtgtgttaaaaaaagatacaaagatagaaataaaggGAGatgatattaaagaattttccaagaaatcaTCAAATAATGTTCCGAGATCTCCTACAATGCCGGTAATAACAGGTGTAACTTTGAAAAGCGCGAGACCGAAATCCATGCCTGCTCAAATAGATCAGCGAGACATTTTATtagaatcgattcgaaattttggcGGTCGCGAAAACTTAAAGAGT GCAACGGAAAGATGTTAA